The proteins below are encoded in one region of Arthrobacter sp. CJ23:
- a CDS encoding Lrp/AsnC family transcriptional regulator, producing the protein MQPLDVTDKRLLSAMAKDPRGTVVALAQRLGLSRNTVQARMAQLEKKHAFLSFERRINPVALGYPLTAFISVHVQQQKLASLAQDLGAIPEILEGFGLTGSADLLLRVVALDAEDLYRINGKILACDGVERTDTALAMREMIPYRVQPLLGLRSAGG; encoded by the coding sequence ATGCAACCCTTGGATGTCACTGACAAACGCCTGCTTTCGGCCATGGCGAAGGATCCGCGCGGCACCGTTGTGGCTCTGGCCCAGAGGCTGGGGCTGTCCCGGAACACGGTGCAGGCCCGCATGGCGCAGCTCGAAAAGAAGCATGCCTTCCTGTCCTTTGAACGGCGCATCAATCCGGTGGCCCTGGGCTATCCGCTCACGGCCTTCATCTCGGTGCACGTCCAGCAGCAGAAGCTCGCGTCGCTGGCCCAGGACCTGGGAGCCATCCCGGAGATCCTCGAGGGCTTCGGCCTGACAGGCTCAGCCGATCTGCTGCTGCGGGTTGTGGCCCTGGACGCCGAGGACCTATACCGCATCAACGGCAAGATCCTTGCCTGCGACGGCGTGGAGCGGACCGACACCGCCCTGGCCATGCGCGAAATGATCCCCTACCGCGTCCAGCCGCTGCTGGGCCTGCGTTCCGCGGGGGGATGA
- a CDS encoding alpha-ketoacid dehydrogenase subunit beta: MSKLTFARAINAGLRKSLESDPKVVLMGEDIGALGGVFRVTDGLQKDFGTHRVVDTPLAESGIIGTAVGLAYRGYRPVCEIQFDGFIYPAFDQIVSQVAKMHYRTQGRVKMPITIRVPFGGGIGSPEHHSESPEAYFTHTSGLRVISVSNPQDAYTMIQQAIASDDPVLFFEPKRRYHDKGEVDEAAELATALSMEKARVVNAGSDVTLVAYGPLVKTARDAALAAADEGTSIEVIDLRSLAPIDFPTVEASVRKTGRLVITHEAAQSGGLGAEIAASITERCFNYLEAAPVRITGFDVPYPYSKLEMHHLPDLDRILDGVDRALGRRNSLSGLEG; encoded by the coding sequence ATGTCCAAATTGACCTTTGCCCGTGCAATCAACGCAGGGCTGCGCAAGTCCCTCGAAAGCGATCCCAAGGTGGTCCTCATGGGGGAGGACATCGGCGCGCTGGGCGGCGTCTTCCGCGTGACGGATGGCCTCCAGAAGGATTTCGGCACCCACCGCGTGGTGGACACCCCGCTGGCGGAGTCCGGCATCATCGGCACCGCCGTGGGCCTCGCCTACCGCGGGTACCGGCCGGTGTGCGAGATCCAGTTCGACGGCTTCATCTACCCGGCCTTCGACCAGATCGTCAGCCAGGTGGCCAAGATGCACTACCGCACCCAGGGCCGCGTCAAAATGCCCATCACCATCCGCGTCCCGTTCGGCGGCGGCATCGGCTCGCCCGAGCACCACTCCGAGTCGCCGGAAGCCTACTTCACCCACACCTCCGGACTCCGCGTCATCAGCGTCTCCAACCCGCAGGACGCGTACACCATGATTCAGCAGGCCATCGCCTCGGATGATCCCGTGCTGTTTTTCGAACCGAAGCGCCGCTACCACGACAAGGGCGAGGTGGACGAGGCCGCCGAGCTCGCCACCGCCCTCTCCATGGAAAAGGCGCGGGTGGTCAACGCCGGAAGCGACGTCACTTTGGTGGCCTACGGTCCGCTGGTGAAGACGGCCAGGGATGCCGCGCTGGCTGCCGCCGACGAGGGGACTTCCATCGAAGTCATCGACCTGCGCTCGCTTGCCCCGATCGATTTCCCCACCGTGGAGGCCTCCGTGCGCAAGACCGGCCGGCTGGTCATCACGCACGAAGCGGCGCAGTCGGGCGGCCTGGGCGCGGAAATCGCGGCCAGCATCACCGAACGCTGCTTCAACTACCTTGAGGCGGCGCCGGTGCGCATCACCGGTTTCGATGTCCCCTACCCGTACTCCAAGCTCGAGATGCACCACCTGCCGGATCTGGACAGGATCCTGGACGGTGTCGACCGGGCCCTGGGCCGTCGCAACTCGCTGAGCGGACTGGAAGGATGA
- the pdhA gene encoding pyruvate dehydrogenase (acetyl-transferring) E1 component subunit alpha yields MLTDEVGKGATSASRPVHSAENPLRSGGSLIQLITPKGERISHPEFDVWVKDVSDEQLGSLYEDMTVIRRIDAEATALQRQGELALWPPLLGQEASQIGSSRALREDDFVFPSYRESGVAYVRGAELAEIARVWRGNASYGWDPQRINLATPQIIIGSQSLHATGYAMGIQHDGADSAVMAYFGDGATSEGDVSEAMVFAASFQAPVVFFCQNNHWAISEPVRLQSHVQIADRPNGFGIPSMRVDGNDVLAVLAATRVALDRARKGGGPTFIEAVTYRMGPHTTADDPTRYRDPNELEDWAAKDPIARLKALLDSKGLLDEALEATVRAKADAVAAEFRASCIDMPDPAPLDVFNHVYSTPNSWIERQKDHYSRYLESFAGSSEEGAL; encoded by the coding sequence GTGTTGACGGACGAGGTGGGCAAGGGCGCCACAAGCGCCTCACGCCCTGTACACAGTGCAGAGAATCCCCTGCGGTCGGGCGGCAGCCTGATCCAGTTGATTACCCCCAAGGGTGAACGCATCAGCCATCCCGAATTCGACGTCTGGGTCAAGGACGTCAGCGACGAGCAGCTGGGCTCGCTGTACGAGGACATGACTGTCATCCGGCGCATCGACGCCGAGGCAACCGCACTCCAGCGCCAAGGCGAACTGGCCCTCTGGCCGCCGCTGCTGGGGCAGGAAGCATCCCAGATAGGTTCCAGCCGGGCCCTGCGCGAGGACGACTTCGTGTTTCCCAGCTACCGCGAGAGCGGCGTGGCCTACGTCCGCGGAGCGGAACTTGCCGAGATTGCCAGGGTGTGGCGCGGTAATGCCTCCTACGGCTGGGACCCCCAGCGCATCAACCTGGCCACCCCGCAGATCATCATTGGTTCCCAGAGCCTGCACGCCACCGGTTATGCGATGGGCATCCAGCACGACGGTGCGGACTCGGCAGTAATGGCCTACTTCGGCGACGGCGCCACGAGCGAAGGCGACGTCAGTGAGGCCATGGTGTTCGCCGCCAGCTTCCAGGCGCCCGTGGTCTTCTTCTGCCAAAACAACCACTGGGCCATTTCCGAGCCGGTGCGCCTGCAGTCCCACGTCCAGATCGCCGACCGCCCCAACGGCTTCGGCATTCCCAGCATGCGGGTGGACGGCAATGACGTGCTCGCGGTGCTGGCGGCCACCCGGGTGGCATTGGACCGTGCCCGCAAGGGCGGCGGACCCACGTTCATCGAAGCCGTCACCTACCGCATGGGCCCGCACACCACCGCGGATGACCCCACCCGCTACCGCGACCCCAACGAGCTCGAGGACTGGGCCGCCAAGGACCCCATCGCCCGGCTGAAGGCCCTCCTCGATTCCAAGGGCCTGCTGGACGAGGCCCTGGAAGCAACGGTGCGGGCCAAGGCCGACGCCGTCGCCGCCGAGTTCCGCGCCAGCTGCATCGACATGCCGGATCCCGCACCCTTGGACGTCTTCAACCACGTGTACAGCACGCCCAACTCCTGGATCGAACGCCAGAAGGACCACTACTCCCGCTATCTGGAAAGCTTCGCCGGATCTTCCGAGGAAGGTGCACTCTGA
- a CDS encoding TetR/AcrR family transcriptional regulator — protein MHSIPTQTAQTQAASTQRGRAKEIRRKALLTAAAGLFAEKGFNRVSLEDLGAAAGVSGPAVYRHFPGKQAVLGELLLSVSRDLLDGGMRVAAEVTDPRAALDELVRFQVDFALSNADVIRVQDRDLDSLTEEDETEVRHLQRLYVEVWVGVLEKLHVGTDISELRVRAHAAFGLINSTPHSVRNHGRRIAAKSARTILEHMAIAALTASF, from the coding sequence ATGCACAGCATCCCGACCCAGACCGCCCAGACGCAGGCTGCTTCAACCCAGCGCGGCCGGGCCAAGGAAATCCGCCGCAAGGCCCTGCTCACTGCGGCGGCCGGGCTGTTCGCCGAGAAGGGCTTCAACCGTGTGTCGCTCGAGGACCTCGGCGCTGCCGCGGGCGTGAGCGGCCCCGCCGTTTACCGGCACTTTCCCGGCAAGCAGGCTGTGCTGGGCGAACTCCTGCTAAGCGTGAGCCGGGACCTGCTCGACGGCGGCATGCGCGTCGCTGCCGAAGTCACCGATCCCCGGGCGGCCCTGGACGAACTGGTGCGGTTCCAGGTTGACTTTGCCCTCAGCAACGCGGACGTGATCCGGGTCCAGGACCGCGACCTGGACAGCCTCACCGAAGAAGACGAGACCGAGGTCCGCCACCTCCAGCGGTTGTACGTGGAGGTCTGGGTGGGAGTACTGGAAAAGCTCCACGTGGGCACGGACATTTCCGAGCTCCGGGTCCGCGCCCACGCCGCCTTCGGACTCATCAACTCCACGCCGCACTCGGTGCGCAACCACGGCCGCCGGATCGCAGCGAAGTCGGCCCGGACCATCCTGGAGCACATGGCCATCGCCGCGCTCACTGCGTCGTTCTAA
- a CDS encoding DUF4383 domain-containing protein — MRTSPNRLIATVFGAVYLLVGVLGFFVTAGIGFFATEGANLIIFAVNPLHNVIHLLIGAALLYAGMNSTTLSKTINSTVGGVYLLVGILGLFLVGSPLNIIALNGADNVLHLASAVVLLGVGLSQDKVPVRTAHA, encoded by the coding sequence ATGCGCACATCGCCCAACCGCCTGATCGCCACCGTTTTCGGAGCCGTGTACCTGCTCGTCGGCGTTCTCGGCTTCTTCGTCACCGCGGGAATCGGCTTCTTCGCCACCGAGGGAGCGAACCTGATCATCTTTGCCGTCAATCCGCTCCACAACGTCATCCATCTCCTCATCGGAGCGGCCCTGCTGTACGCGGGCATGAACAGCACCACGTTGTCCAAGACGATCAACTCGACCGTCGGCGGCGTGTATCTGCTGGTCGGGATCCTGGGCCTGTTCCTGGTGGGCTCCCCGCTGAACATCATCGCGCTGAACGGGGCAGACAACGTGTTGCACCTTGCCAGCGCCGTGGTGTTGCTCGGCGTCGGGCTTTCCCAGGACAAGGTTCCGGTCCGCACCGCACATGCCTGA
- a CDS encoding carboxyl transferase domain-containing protein, whose product METIANLPGSAGGTFEANREAQEALAAELRERLAVAALGGPVKSRERHVARGKLLPRERIDYLLDEGSPFLEIAPLAADGMYDGDSPGAGVIAGIGLVHGRHVLVISNDATVKGGTYYPMTVKKHLRAQEIALENGLPCIYLVDSGGAFLPKQDEVFPDREHFGRIFYNQAKMSAAKIPQIASVMGSCTAGGAYVPAMSDETVIVRNQGTIFLGGPPLVKAAIGEIVTAEELGGGEVHTRISGVADHLAENDAHALEIVRNIVATLPPPAAPAWDVADVVLPPLADPDELYGVVPVDVNASYDVREVIARLVDGSEFHEFKKEYGATLVTGFARLHGHPVGIVANNGVLFSESALKGAHFIELCDQRGVPLLFLQNLSGFMVGKDYEHGGIAKNGAKMVTAVATARVPKLTVVIGGSFGAGNYSMCGRAYGPRFLWMWPASRISVMGGNQASSVLATVKREQHEAAGRDWSAEDEEAFKAPIKQQYEEQGSPYYSTARLWDDGIIDPADTRRVLGLALDVVSRQPLPDTAFGLFRM is encoded by the coding sequence ATGGAGACTATTGCCAATCTGCCGGGTTCCGCCGGCGGAACCTTCGAAGCCAACCGCGAAGCCCAGGAGGCGCTGGCCGCGGAGCTGCGGGAGCGCTTGGCGGTGGCGGCCCTGGGCGGGCCGGTGAAGTCCCGGGAGCGGCATGTTGCCCGTGGGAAGCTGCTGCCGCGGGAACGGATCGATTACCTGCTGGATGAGGGCAGCCCGTTCCTGGAGATCGCGCCGCTGGCGGCGGACGGCATGTACGACGGCGACTCCCCCGGGGCGGGGGTGATCGCAGGCATCGGCCTGGTGCACGGCCGGCATGTGCTGGTGATTTCCAACGACGCCACGGTCAAGGGCGGCACCTACTACCCGATGACGGTCAAGAAGCACCTGCGCGCCCAGGAAATCGCCCTGGAGAACGGGCTGCCCTGCATCTACCTGGTTGACTCCGGCGGCGCGTTCCTGCCGAAGCAGGACGAGGTTTTCCCCGACAGAGAGCACTTTGGCAGGATCTTCTACAACCAGGCAAAGATGTCCGCCGCGAAGATCCCGCAGATCGCCTCCGTCATGGGCTCCTGCACCGCCGGCGGCGCGTACGTTCCCGCGATGAGCGATGAGACCGTGATCGTCCGGAACCAGGGCACCATCTTCCTGGGCGGCCCGCCGCTGGTGAAGGCCGCGATCGGGGAAATCGTCACGGCCGAGGAACTCGGCGGCGGCGAGGTCCACACGCGGATCTCCGGCGTCGCGGACCACCTGGCCGAGAACGACGCCCATGCCCTCGAAATCGTCCGGAACATCGTCGCCACCCTCCCGCCTCCGGCTGCCCCGGCCTGGGACGTTGCCGACGTCGTGCTTCCGCCGCTGGCGGACCCGGACGAACTCTACGGCGTGGTTCCGGTGGACGTGAACGCCTCCTACGACGTCCGCGAGGTCATCGCCCGGCTGGTGGACGGCTCCGAATTCCACGAGTTCAAGAAGGAGTACGGCGCCACCCTGGTCACCGGCTTCGCCCGCCTGCACGGGCACCCGGTGGGGATCGTGGCCAACAACGGGGTCCTCTTCAGCGAATCGGCGCTCAAGGGTGCCCACTTCATCGAGCTCTGCGACCAGCGCGGCGTCCCGCTGCTCTTCCTGCAGAACCTCTCCGGCTTCATGGTGGGCAAGGACTACGAACACGGCGGCATCGCCAAGAACGGCGCCAAGATGGTCACCGCCGTCGCCACCGCCCGCGTCCCGAAACTCACCGTGGTGATCGGCGGCTCCTTCGGTGCCGGAAACTACTCCATGTGCGGGCGCGCCTACGGCCCGCGCTTCCTGTGGATGTGGCCCGCCTCCCGGATCTCCGTGATGGGCGGCAACCAGGCCTCCAGCGTGCTCGCCACCGTCAAGCGCGAACAGCACGAAGCCGCCGGGCGGGACTGGTCCGCCGAGGACGAAGAAGCTTTCAAAGCCCCGATCAAGCAGCAGTACGAGGAACAGGGCAGCCC
- a CDS encoding dihydrolipoamide acetyltransferase family protein, whose amino-acid sequence MSAAMIKEFRLPDLGEGLTESEILSWKVAVGDTVTLNQVIAEVETAKAVVELPSPFAGVVAALHEQPGTVVEVGKPIVSFEVDDAGSGSVNGVSAAPAAEAVGAPAKREPNLVGYGAVVEASGRPVRRQRAGEVPAEPVSAAALPAVAPVAAPVSAPVVGPADMSPAGERPRSTPPVRKLARDLGIDLGLLTGTGPGGLITRTDVQNFVDAGAAAATAVPAAAGVSGERETRTPIKGVRKFTAAAMVQSAFTAPHVTEFLTVDVTPTMELLARLKSSRAFEGFKLTPLTIAAKAVLVALRRNPTLNSRWDEAAQEIVQFNYVNLGIAAATPRGLTVPNIKDADRMSLLELSTALTELTDTARAGKTSPAELSGGTISITNIGVFGIDAGTPILNPGEAAIVALGSVRKAPWVHNDELAVRQVMSLSLSFDHRLVDGEQGSRFLADLGAILADPAMVMTMV is encoded by the coding sequence ATGAGCGCCGCCATGATCAAGGAATTCAGGCTGCCGGACCTCGGCGAAGGACTCACCGAGTCGGAGATTCTCAGCTGGAAGGTGGCAGTGGGGGATACCGTCACCCTCAACCAGGTCATCGCCGAGGTGGAGACCGCCAAGGCTGTGGTGGAGCTTCCTTCGCCCTTCGCCGGCGTGGTGGCAGCACTGCACGAACAGCCCGGGACGGTCGTCGAGGTCGGCAAGCCGATCGTTTCCTTCGAGGTGGACGACGCCGGATCCGGCAGTGTTAATGGCGTCAGTGCCGCTCCGGCCGCCGAGGCCGTGGGGGCTCCGGCGAAACGGGAGCCGAACCTGGTGGGCTATGGTGCCGTCGTCGAGGCATCGGGCCGCCCGGTGAGGCGCCAGCGTGCCGGAGAGGTGCCCGCAGAACCAGTGTCGGCTGCCGCCTTGCCGGCGGTCGCGCCAGTCGCGGCGCCAGTCAGCGCGCCGGTGGTAGGACCGGCCGACATGTCGCCGGCAGGGGAGCGGCCGCGGTCCACGCCGCCGGTCCGCAAGCTGGCGCGGGACCTGGGCATTGACCTGGGGCTGCTCACGGGGACCGGCCCCGGCGGGCTCATCACCCGGACGGACGTGCAGAACTTCGTGGACGCCGGCGCCGCGGCGGCGACCGCGGTCCCGGCCGCCGCCGGTGTTTCCGGTGAGCGCGAGACGCGCACGCCCATCAAGGGGGTCCGCAAGTTCACGGCGGCCGCAATGGTGCAGAGTGCGTTCACGGCACCGCACGTGACCGAATTCCTGACGGTCGACGTCACGCCCACCATGGAGCTGCTGGCGCGCCTCAAGTCCAGCAGGGCCTTCGAAGGTTTCAAGCTCACGCCGTTGACCATCGCGGCGAAGGCCGTGCTTGTTGCGCTGCGCCGGAACCCGACGCTGAATTCCCGCTGGGACGAGGCCGCCCAGGAGATTGTCCAGTTCAATTACGTGAATCTGGGCATCGCGGCCGCCACGCCGCGCGGACTGACCGTGCCGAACATCAAGGACGCGGACCGGATGTCGCTGCTGGAGCTCTCCACGGCGCTGACCGAACTCACGGACACGGCGCGGGCGGGGAAGACCTCGCCGGCGGAACTGTCCGGTGGCACCATCTCCATCACCAACATCGGCGTGTTCGGCATCGATGCCGGCACGCCTATCCTGAACCCGGGCGAGGCCGCCATCGTGGCCCTGGGCTCGGTGCGGAAGGCGCCGTGGGTGCACAACGATGAACTCGCGGTGCGCCAGGTCATGTCGCTGAGCCTGTCCTTCGACCACCGGCTGGTGGACGGCGAGCAAGGCTCCCGCTTCCTGGCGGACCTGGGTGCGATCCTGGCCGACCCCGCCATGGTCATGACCATGGTGTAG
- a CDS encoding PHP domain-containing protein — MDPVEALEEISFWLERGRAESFKVQAFRKAADVVRQLPPDELVRLIRNGRLTSLKGVGSRSAEVITQALEDRVPEYLETLRERGTESLASGGHTLSSALRGDLHSHSNWSDGGSPIETMVAAARTLGREYLALTDHSPNLQIANGLSAERLDQQLAVVDGINADHDEFRLLKGIEVDILEDGTLDQLPEMLDRLEVVVASVHSKLRSDKKTMTKRMLAGVRNPHTNVLGHCTGRLVQGSRGTRPESEFDAAKVFAECAEWGVAVEINSRPERQDPPDKLMRMALDAGCLFSIDSDAHAPGQLDFLQYGAERAEAVGVPEARIVTTWPLEQLKEWLSLKK, encoded by the coding sequence ATGGATCCCGTTGAGGCGCTCGAAGAAATATCCTTCTGGCTGGAACGCGGCCGTGCCGAGTCTTTCAAGGTCCAGGCCTTCCGGAAAGCGGCCGACGTCGTCCGGCAGCTGCCGCCCGACGAGCTGGTGCGGCTGATCCGCAACGGACGGCTCACCAGCCTGAAAGGCGTAGGCAGCCGCAGTGCGGAGGTCATCACGCAGGCCCTGGAAGACCGGGTTCCGGAATATCTTGAAACCCTTCGAGAACGGGGCACCGAGTCCCTGGCCTCCGGTGGTCACACTCTCAGCTCGGCCCTCCGCGGAGACCTCCACAGCCACAGCAACTGGTCTGACGGCGGCTCGCCAATCGAAACCATGGTTGCAGCGGCCCGGACCCTCGGCCGGGAATACCTCGCCCTCACGGACCACTCCCCCAACCTCCAGATAGCCAACGGCCTCAGCGCCGAGCGGCTCGACCAGCAACTCGCGGTAGTGGACGGGATCAACGCGGACCACGACGAATTCCGCCTGCTCAAGGGCATCGAAGTGGACATCCTTGAGGACGGAACGCTGGACCAGTTGCCGGAGATGCTGGACCGCTTGGAAGTTGTGGTGGCCAGCGTGCACTCGAAACTACGGTCGGACAAGAAGACCATGACCAAGAGGATGCTGGCCGGTGTCCGGAATCCTCACACCAACGTCCTGGGGCACTGCACCGGCCGTCTCGTCCAAGGGTCGCGCGGAACCCGGCCCGAGTCCGAGTTCGATGCCGCCAAAGTCTTCGCTGAATGCGCCGAGTGGGGGGTCGCCGTCGAAATCAATTCACGGCCGGAACGCCAGGACCCGCCGGACAAGCTCATGCGAATGGCCCTCGACGCCGGCTGCCTGTTCAGCATCGACAGCGACGCCCATGCTCCCGGTCAACTCGATTTCCTCCAGTACGGTGCCGAGCGCGCCGAAGCCGTCGGGGTGCCGGAGGCACGGATCGTCACAACCTGGCCGCTGGAGCAGCTGAAGGAGTGGCTCAGTCTGAAGAAATAG